Proteins from one Ipomoea triloba cultivar NCNSP0323 chromosome 1, ASM357664v1 genomic window:
- the LOC116017659 gene encoding pectin acetylesterase 11-like: MASATQLVCLFYSLICLSIALACSNDHLANVPRTLLSDNDKGAVCLDGSPPAYYLDKGEGKGSNNCWNRVYIHYCDESSFTGGVESVTNNVTYRGARIFNAIVDDLRQRGMNNAQNAILAGSSAGGLAAILHCDRFRSFLPEAARVKSLADSAIFIHDV; encoded by the exons ATGGCATCTGCTACACAATTGGTATGCTTGTTCTATTCGTTGATATGCTTGAGCATAGCATTGGCTTGCTCAAATGACCACTTAGCCAATGTTCCAAGAACACTGCTCTCCGATAATGACAAAGGAGCTG TATGCTTGGATGGCAGCCCTCCTGCATACTATCTTGATAAAGGAGAAGGCAAAGGGAGCAATAATTG CTGGAACAGAGTCTATATTCACTATTGTGATGAATCCTCTTTTACAGGAGGTGTTGAATCTGTG ACTAATAATGTAACTTACCGTGGAGCACGGATATTCAACGCAATAGTGGATGATTTGCGTCAAAGGGGAATGAATAATGCCCAAAAT GCAATTCTTGCTGGAAGCTCTGCCGGAGGCTTAGCTGCAATTCTACATTGTGATCGTTTTCGATCTTTTTTACCTGAGGCAGCCAGGGTGAAGAGTCTTGCTGACTCCGCCATTTTTATACACGATGTGTAA
- the LOC116012923 gene encoding pectin acetylesterase 7-like, producing MLPSSCVPKVSKPSLCFFPQYILKSVARVQIQSALSFEHLACLVNKNCSLVEMTAIQELRLELLDALPTASSPSFRGIWLTSCITHDVTEFSWVASKMMRIVGNKTYPQVFANWFYDRSAIQVIDLSTEAKNCTEFQIPIYPPNGP from the exons ATGCTTCCATCATCTTGCGTTCCAAAAGTCTCGAAACCAAGCTta TGCTTTTTCCCACAATACATACTGAAAAGCGTTGCAAGAGTCCAG ATTCAATCTGCTTTGTCATTTGAGCATCTAGCTTGCCTAGTGAACAAAAATTGCAGCTTGGTTGAGATGACTGCAATTCAAG AATTAAGACTGGAACTACTTGATGCATTACCAACCGCAAGTAGTCCTTCTTTCAGAGGTATTTGGCTAACTAGTTGCATCACTCATGATGTGACTGAGTTTTCTTGGGTTGCTTCAAAGATGATGCGCATTGTAGGCAACaag ACTTACCCCCAAGTATTTGCTAATTGGTTTTATGATCGGTCAGCAATTCAAGTCATTGACTTGTCTACCGAAGCAAAAAATTGTACTGAATTTCAAATTCCTATATACCCACCTAATGGACCTTGA